Genomic window (Acinonyx jubatus isolate Ajub_Pintada_27869175 chromosome B1, VMU_Ajub_asm_v1.0, whole genome shotgun sequence):
AAGGATTGAGGAGCCAAGAGAAGTAATGAAATGCTTTTGTACATTCTGTTAATTCTATGGAATAAGtaccaaaatgaaaattcaatgtTTGTTTTAGTACTTAAAGAATGCTCCAGGACTcgaagaaaaatacacaaaatctgctgtaattaaagttaaattatttcaaagtgcCTGGATGGttggggtgactcagtcagttgagtgtccgactcttggtttcagctcaggtcatgatctcgccgttcatgagtttgagcccggagtagggctccacattgacagtgcaaagcctgcttgggattctctctctccctcccgctccctctctctctctcaaaataaataaataaacttaaaaaaaataaatactttttaaaaaagtataaacaacTAATAGCATCAGGGTATtaagttaataattttaaatgagaagTTTCATCTGactcaaaattttgaaaaatacgtCCAGAAATGACAGATCACAGGAATCAAACTTTTGATATAGGCAAAGTAAAGCAATACAATAATCCAAAAAATAAGgctaaaaacattcattttaaaaacatctagCTACATACATGAATGCAGTGTGTAGCTCTAGAGAAGAACCATACTAACAGCTTtgtgaaattaaatttattacCTTAGCCTTAACAACATATTTAATTAGTCTTCAACTCCTGGGGATTTTAACCCTGAAGCGTCTCCAATCTATATTCTTTTCCCAATGTCCCAGTGAAACCTCTTTTTTAGGTTCTTATGGTAAATTACCTGGCCACCATGGCTCCATTCCTACATACCCTTCCCATTGCTACTGGAATTTCTAGCATAAATCTGGTGGTCCCACTCACCACTTTGCCTTAACACTTTAGTTATCCATTGCCTTTATAGTAAAGCTCAAATGTTTTCATGTGGctatccttttttcctttccttctccaaaatcacgccccccccccccgccaaatatCCAAATATGGAAACGAtctagttgattttttttttttttcttttaggctaTTGGTCCTGGACTGGGTATCTAACACTAGCCAGGCCAAAAACAGTCCATTCCAGAAATATCGACTCAGGACTGACAATCAGTTCATCTCTCTTTGAATGCCTGCAGCATACAAAAGTTCAGAAGCAGTGTCCACATTTTCTGCCAACTGAACCAGGAAAGGGGAGAAATCCAgttataaaagagagagaatgaggatgTGCAGAGAAGCTTGAGGCCAGAGTTAGGAAACTGAGTGCTCAATCCCAGCTTTTCTTTGAGTCCAGCTGCATCCCTGTCCTGGAGTCCAGTGGGACAAGTCAAACCCTTCTCAATAAATCTCCGCTACGAGGCTAGTTCAAACAGAGTTTCTGATACCTGCACCAAAGTCAGTCCTAATCTACTCCCCTACCCAGTACATGACAACATGGCGGCTCAACCACAACCTGTCTTGACAGCCTTGTTTCCCACTGTTCTCACCAGCCCTTCATTTAACCGCACTCACTCCCCTGCATCAAAGTCAAAACATGGCTCCATTCTCTGTGCTCATTGTCCTAAGTAGTTGTCTCCTTGATTACATTTACCATGTTATCGTATAGAATTCCCgctcatttatatattattttataagttCAAGGACACAGTCTTATTCGTTTACATAGCTCAATGCCCAACACAACTGAAAAACATACGGCAAGTACTTAACAAATGTTTGATAAATCAGATTATTCAAATCAATTAGTTCTTGCTACATAGGCTCTGCAAATTTGCCCCCGAAAGACCTGACCAACTTACTGTTTTAATATCTGATTAAGAAAGCAGTCTTTCATGAAGAATGTAATTTTCTGTTTCAACAGAAGAATAACTTATGTGTGAAATAAACTGACCAGGTAAAGTAGTATCAACTTCAGAGATCCCAAGTCCCCATCTACACTCTCCTAAAGGGCCTGAATCAGTGACTTGAATGTAGAAATTGCAATCTTATACCTACAATgcacttccttctcttttttctcatatattttataattattcattctGTTAAATTGTTCTGCCTCAAGATCTAGAGATGTTGATCACTCTTACAGTATCTGCTGTTTGCCCTGAAGTGTTCTTAAAATAAGTTGATTACTCAGCCATACAAAGTAGAAACCTACCCTATCAACCAATTTTAATATTTAGGGTTTTTACTGAAAAGTCTTTtgtttattaacgtttatttatttttgagagagtcagacagagctcaagtgggggaggggcagagagagagggagacatagaatccaaagcagactccaggctctgagccatcagcacagagcccgacgtggggcttgaactcgtgcgtcatgagatcatcacctgagccgaagtcggatgtttaactgaatgagccaccctggtgcccctttcTGAAAAGTTCTTTAACCCCAAATGTAGTTCCAAATAGATTTCCAATAGGTTAGTTTTTGTTTCTAATGTATTATACTAATGTCTAATTACCTGGAGGCCAGGgggaacaaaacaaatttttttgttttattctgcaaTCATCCTAACAACCAAACAAAGGgaataaaacacaatttctttatggCAAACCTGGTTTATTGAACTTCATAAGGGAAACATTACAGTGACACTATTCCACAATGAAATTACTTAACTTTAGATTTTGTGAGGAAACATATTAGCAATATACTGTCAATAAAGCATCATCATTAATAGCTAACTACATTAGATTCTGGATTAGCTTCCTTCAGTGTTCTCAAATTAAGACTTTTCCAAAACATATCTGATGTTTTCAATTAAAGGTCACAgttaaaataaattcacataGGAGTTACAAAATGTGActtgtgctttaaaaatttgtaattatttgtttgatAGCCACCATTCTGGAAGTGATTTCTCAAcaatgaaatgttttataaatattttggaaaatatctaaAAGCTTTATCCCCCAACTGATAAgtatgctcttttaaaaaataaaaacatatgtagaaaaaattaaaacagtaaatcATTACAAATGAgatacaaatatttcaaaattaataaatattaaagtgaaAAACTAAGTCCTTTCACAGAACTGTAAAGGATACCTGTTACtaagttcttaaaaaaagaaacaaagttaaataattttttttaaccattattaacagcacttaaaaacagaaatgtgtgtGGAAAGTTTGTAAACTTTCTTCCCACacttcagaaaatgttttaaaagcaatAAGCAgattcccttctttaaaaaactgCGACACCCACCACAATTAGCACAGTTGTCATTGTTTTACtataaaaatagttacaaagcaacattaatttaaattcaaaccaTTTTTAATTCTAGCAAGATAAGAAAGTGGATTAATCTCCCTAGACACAGATAAAGCCAACCTGTTTTTCCTTAAGctctaatatttaaaattgagtaattattttctaaaattattactTTCAGCTATTTCATTTAATAGAATTATCTTGTTTTTATAATTAGATTATCCAGTTAGGACCACCGTAATGATTAAACAAAAATCCTAAACTACACTAGATAACATAGTTCATTGATTTACCACATTCTGAAAATATTCTAAGTACAATCATCTTTTGGCTTAATTACCTCTAGAATTACCAAGGACGGCAATCTATCAGAATCAGTGAATGTGCACCCTTCAAAGTTCATGGCTTACATTCCATTCATGTAATAGCTTTATATGCAAGCTTACTATTTTCAATGTGCAAAGTCTCAAactcaaaataaaagtatttaggGTAAAAAAAACTTCTTGAACTATTCTTTCCAcaactgagggagagagacaaggtatttttcaatatttaacttatttttcataCTGAGGAGGAATAGTTTGTTGTGAccataaaatttaaagatttaaaaaactgataTACTGTAACACAATACTATTACAGAAATATATGTAGACTCATAGCAATTAGAGGTATGCCCTCAGAGCTACACTCCAAATAGAAGTTGAGTTGTTAATTCAACCTTTAGTTATTAAATTAACTGACTGTGGAAGAGAACAAGAGATACTATGCCAGATATAGAGCCTGAAATTACGAAGAGCTAAGAATAGGTCTCCTGTGGTAGCCAGGAACCACGTTTAACTATTTTCCTCCCAAGTTACAACTCCTCAAATGTTTTCAATTGGTTTTTCACTaaagatatcaaaataaaatataaagcaccTTATTATGTCGCTTCATTTTCATTAAAGTCagacttatttttgtgtattttaacagaaattagtaagaaaacaaattattcttttaaaagtaacaatGACTTCTGTAGATATGATTGATACTGATTAGAAATATCAAGCATCTGGAATCACTGGAAAAGTCACTCTTTATGCACTGAGAACCAGAAAACATTCCATGCCTTCTCCTCCCACTGGAACGACATAAAGTCTTGGCTCTAAAATGTACCAATAATAATGCAATTAAATACATcaataatacaaagaaagaacTATAGGCAGAGGCAAATACCAGGTTTATCCTATTGAGAACACTTCCCATTCAAAGGACATACCTAGGAAGTATGTCCtaaacctttaatttttttttttcaatcccatGAATACAGGATTGAACAGTCACTTACTCCTAAAATACGATCATGCTCTCATCTGAAGCCTCCTTCTTTGGGTTCTCAATGGAAAAATGTTCTGATTCATTCTACCTTTGCTTCATTTTCAACCTCACATGAAAACCAACTTTTTCCCTGTGTTGTCACAGTGACAAACTTAATTAAGtagatacaaaatacaaaaaatcagCATGACAATGATAAATAGTAAAGTGTCAGGATGATCCATTATACTTGAGATTAAATCTTATGACTTATCACTGTCATACttcaaaagtatttcttttgtCAAAATTAGATAGTATAATAAAGACTGTTACTTAGCACCAGCATGTCATTGCAGGCTTTGGTTCAGGCTTCAGAGTAATTCCGTTATCGGGGGGTTGACTAAGCATTAATGGTTTGTGGCTCTTAAGTTTATGAGCCAAGGTCATAAATATAGCTTCCACATGGTCATTATCATTGGGGTTTTTCGCAGAGGTTTCAAACAAAGGCATACTATGTGTGTCAGCAAATTTCTGTGCCAAGTCTGTAGGTACTTGAATGGCACTTCTCAAGTCACATTTATTTCCAACAAGAATCCGTGGTATGTCACTGGCTAGCAAATGTTGTTTGCATTCTTCTATCCAAGATGGTAGGCTATGAAAACTAGCCATGTTGGTCATATCATACACGAAGACAACAGCATGTACATTTCTGTAGTAGTGCTGTACCATGCTCTTTCTAAATCGTTCTTGTCCTGCTGTGTCCCATAACTGGATCTGAaagtgaaaaaggagagaaaactgaaCATTTCATTCCAATCATacatattgaaaattttaatcaaCTCTGCATGGTCTTTAGTACGTCTTCACTTACACTACTTTGTTCCCTTCCATAATGCCTTTTCAGTGTAATTTATGGGATCCAGATTTCATGACACTAATTACCTCATAATTAATGCAAGTATCAGAACAAATATTTCAATTTAGCATTTAAATTTCAGTAAGTTAAATTTGTCTGGAGGAAATTTACCtcaaaaactgattctaaaatattaaataaaaatatatcaggtTTTAACAAACACGTTAACTGTCTAATCCCTGTAAATTTGGTTACCATATGCCCTTCTCTACCTTTCACCAGACTAACTTTAAAATAGACTTAGGACAGATACTAACAGTCATTAGGTCTAGTCcccacactatatatatatatatatatatatatatatatacacacacacacacacacacacacacatatatatgtatatattatatatacaatttatacataatatagattgtatatatatatgtaatataaatacaaaatcctccttgaaaattataaaaggctAGAAAATCACTTATTTAACCTAAACATCTCAACCAACAAGACTATTCCAATATCTCCCAGTCCAAATATGGGGGAGTTGAGGAAAATTATATGTAAAGCTAAATATAAGTCATGTgttataattatcttaaaatactGAATTACCTTACCTTTGCTTACTGCCTAAAGAAGTTAAATGATGAGGATACTGATCTCAGTGGAAAAGACTAGAGGTCAATTTGCTTagataactttctttttaaattttttaatttttttttttatttttgagagtgagagagggacagagcatgagtggggaagggacagagaaagagggagacacagaatgcaaagcaggctccaggctctgagctgtaggcacagtctgacacggggcccaaacttacgaaccgagagatcatgacctgagccaacatcgacacttaaccaactgagccacccaagcaccccttgcTTATTAGATGACTTTTGATTGACAGACTTGTACTATTTATAAATGTTCACGGTATGGACTGGAAGCCTAAACTGGTGATTTCTCACAAAGCAACACCAAAGAAGAGTAAAATGAGGAGATTCTGCAGATGGCCCAAAAAGTAAGTAGAATATAAGATACAAATTGCTCAGGATATGGCgacatatagtaagtgctcaattaagatgtaatgaatgaataaatacacctTAAAAGTGTGATTAGGGATGAAAATATTGGTCACCAATCTCTTCCATGgtatcttaattttcttaagttgtttttttttttttaaagtaatctctgcacccaatgtggggcttgaactcacaaccctgagatcaagagtcgcgtgctcttcTGAGTCAGCCATGCACTCCCATGCTACCCTAatttttatcaggttttttttttttggggtagttaatttttcttttaagtatttgtttattttggggagagtgcaagcaggggagaggcagagaaaggaggacagaggatacaaagcgagctctgtgctgacagactgacCGCagcagtctgatgtggggctcgaactcacgaattgagaaatcatgacctgagacaaagtcagacgctcaacagactgagctccccaggtgcccctagcagtTCTTTTTGAGACcaaatttctccatttccttaaTATTCTCCCTTTCTAATTAACATAAACCAAAT
Coding sequences:
- the RAB33B gene encoding ras-related protein Rab-33B; translation: MASEMESSLEASFTSSGAVSGASVFLPPARSRIFKIIVIGDSNVGKTCLTYRFCAGRFPDRTEATIGVDFRERAVEIDGERIKIQLWDTAGQERFRKSMVQHYYRNVHAVVFVYDMTNMASFHSLPSWIEECKQHLLASDIPRILVGNKCDLRSAIQVPTDLAQKFADTHSMPLFETSAKNPNDNDHVEAIFMTLAHKLKSHKPLMLSQPPDNGITLKPEPKPAMTCWC